The Kaistella daneshvariae genomic sequence AACGGCAAATTTTCTAAAATTCCAAAAGCCAAAAATGTTGTTTTTTAGCAGAAAAACTTAGCGCAAAATTCCGCGTATTTTATTCGCGTTTCGAATGAGTTCTTCCAGATACTCATAATTTTCCTTTTCCAGCGCCGATTTGAATTTCCGGAGTTGCGTGATATGTTCGTTCAGAACATCTAACACATTTTCTTTATTTTGCTTGAAAATCGGAACCCACATTTCCGGATGCGATTTCGCTAAACGTACCGTACTTGAAAACCCCGAGCTCGCCAGCTGAAAAATGGTGTCTTCTTCGCGCTCTTTTTCCAGAACTGTATTTGCCAGCGCATACGACGTGATATGCGAAATATGCGAAATATACGCGGTGTGAATGTCGTGACTTTCGGCGTCCATATACAGCAAATTCATTTCCAGATTTTCCGCCACTTTTTCCACCAGTTGTAATGAATCAGCTGCGGAATCTTCCTTATCACAAATTACACCGGCGCGTTCTGAGAAACTGTCTTTTTTCGCCGCTTCCGGCCCGGAATTTTCCGTTCCCCACATCGGGTGAAACGCCACAAAACGGTTTCTATTCGGGTGATTTTTCACGACATCAACGATTCCGGACTTGGTAGAACCAACATCCATCACAGTTTGATTATCATTAACCAAATCTAAAACGCCTGGTAACAATTTCCGCGTTGCATCCACAGGAATCGCGAGAATAACCAAATCGGAATTTCCTGCCGCATTTTCCAGCGTAGAGATTTCATCGATAATTCCCAGCATTTTTGCCTGCCGCAAATGGTTTTCGTTGAAATCGACTCCGTAAACAAACTCAGCAAAACCTTTTTCCTTTAATTTTAAAGCCATCGAGCCGCCAATTAAGCCAACACCGATAATTGTTACTTTCATAATAAAATGGTTGCGATTTTAGCGGATCTTCTGCAGACTTTGAAAATGAGATTGCTCTGCGCATTTTTCAAAAATAATCTCGAAACGCGGGTTATTTTTTGGGTAATTTAAAGTGTATTCCGGACAGGGCTTTCTTTGGGCTTCGCTGCGCTCAAAATCTATATTTCCTTTGGTGAGAATGCTGTCTTTTAGAAATTTTTCATCAACCTTCAAAATTTTCATCTCAGCCTGAAAGTCGGGTGAATAGGTGAATTCTTTCGAAAGTGTTTCCGCGATCACGC encodes the following:
- a CDS encoding prephenate dehydrogenase; this encodes MKVTIIGVGLIGGSMALKLKEKGFAEFVYGVDFNENHLRQAKMLGIIDEISTLENAAGNSDLVILAIPVDATRKLLPGVLDLVNDNQTVMDVGSTKSGIVDVVKNHPNRNRFVAFHPMWGTENSGPEAAKKDSFSERAGVICDKEDSAADSLQLVEKVAENLEMNLLYMDAESHDIHTAYISHISHITSYALANTVLEKEREEDTIFQLASSGFSSTVRLAKSHPEMWVPIFKQNKENVLDVLNEHITQLRKFKSALEKENYEYLEELIRNANKIRGILR